The sequence below is a genomic window from bacterium.
GCCTCGTTCTGCTGGAAGACCATCGTTATCATGCGCAAGCACGACACCCGCTCCTTCGTGCCCAAGGTCGACTTCGTGACCACGCCTGGCTATCTCACCGGACCGGGCGCGCGCGAAAAGGCCGGCCTGCCTCCCGGCGCCGGACCATACCGGGTCGTGACCAACCTGGCCCTGATGGACTTCGAGCCTGCCACCAGGCGTATGCGCCTGATTGCGACTCACCCCGGCGTGAAGCCGGAAGACGTGGTCAAGGCGACCGGCTTCGAGCTGCTCGTCGCCGACGAGGTCGGCGTTAACCCGGAGCCGACCGAGAAGGAACTGCGCCTGCTCCGGGAAGAGATCGACAAAGACAGATATTACATCTAGGACAAGTCAGCATGCAGAAACCAGAGACCAGAATTCAGAACTGCGGAACCGGACGGACGACATGATATTGGCAGACCGGTACGTACGGTTCAGGCAGGACGCGCGCGCCTTCTGCCGCGAGGTCATCGGGCCCCGCGCCACCCGGTACGACCTGACCGGCGAGTTCGTGCAGGACAACGTCAAAGACCTCGCCCAACGCGGCTGGCTCGGCATCCCCTGGCCAAAGGAACTCGGCGGCATGGGCCTCGACTACCAGTCCTACGCGATTGCGATCGAAGAGGTATCGCGAGTCTGCGCCTCGACCGGCCTGACCATGGCGGCCCACACCTCGCTCGGCACCTACCCCATCTACAAGTTCGGCACGACCGAACAGAAAGAGAAGTACATACCGCGCCTGGCCCGGGGTGTCTGCCTCGGAGTCTTCGGCCTGACCGAACCCAACGCCGGGTCTGACGCGGCCGGCATCGAGACGACGGCACGGAAGACCGACCAGGGCTTTGTCATCAACGGCAACAAGCGATTCATAACCTCGGCCGGACACGCTGGCACGGTCATCGTCGCGGCAACGCAGGACCGCAAGCTCGGCCGCAAAGGCATCACCTGCTTCATCGCTGAGACCAAGACCCCGGGCTTCTCGGCGCCGAAAGCCGAACACAAGCTTGGGCTCAAGGGTTCAGAGACGATGGAACTGCTGTTCGAGGACATGCTGGTGCCGCTCGATAGCGTCTTGGGCAAGGAGTACGACGGCTACCGCATCTTCATGGAGACGCTCGACGGCGGCCGCATCTCCATCGGCGCGTTCTGCCTCGGCATGGCCCAGTGCGCGCTCGACACGATGATTACGTGGTTCAAAGACCGCGAGATGAGTCAGCTCGAATCCAAGGCGCTCGCCGACGTCGCCGTCCAGGTCGAGGCCGCGCGCCTGCTCGTCTACAACTCGGCGCAAATCAAGGACACCGGCGTGCGCGTGGACAAGGAATGCGCCTTTGCCAAACTCTTCGCGTCCGAAGTGGCGGTCTGGGCCTGCGGCGTGGCGATTGACGCCATCGGCCCGCTCGCCATCACTGACGACATGCCGGTGGCGCGGGCCTACCGCGACGCCAAGCTCGGCGAAATCGGCGAGGGCACATCCGAAGTAATGCGGATGATTATCGCCAAAGACGTACTGAAAGAAGCCAGAGAAACTTGCTAGAAATACCCAATACCCAAGTCCCAATTCCCAATCAACGGGAAAACCCCCATAGCCACGTGCGCACTGCTCGTCGGTACTTGGTCGTTTCCTGCTTGACTGGTCATTGGCGCTTGGTCATTGGTCATTTACCTGCCCAATAAGGAGGCAACGATGGACCTGAGTTTTAGTAACGACCAGGAGATGGTCCGTAACATGGCGAAGGAATTCGCCACCAA
It includes:
- a CDS encoding acyl-CoA dehydrogenase family protein, which produces MILADRYVRFRQDARAFCREVIGPRATRYDLTGEFVQDNVKDLAQRGWLGIPWPKELGGMGLDYQSYAIAIEEVSRVCASTGLTMAAHTSLGTYPIYKFGTTEQKEKYIPRLARGVCLGVFGLTEPNAGSDAAGIETTARKTDQGFVINGNKRFITSAGHAGTVIVAATQDRKLGRKGITCFIAETKTPGFSAPKAEHKLGLKGSETMELLFEDMLVPLDSVLGKEYDGYRIFMETLDGGRISIGAFCLGMAQCALDTMITWFKDREMSQLESKALADVAVQVEAARLLVYNSAQIKDTGVRVDKECAFAKLFASEVAVWACGVAIDAIGPLAITDDMPVARAYRDAKLGEIGEGTSEVMRMIIAKDVLKEARETC